One genomic segment of Paenibacillus xylanexedens includes these proteins:
- a CDS encoding serine hydrolase domain-containing protein, producing the protein MGRQKGKRTSITALTLVLTMLAPMSVMAAPTAGNSSDLKYEPTEKIVAEKAKLLTEKHGITSLQYALIDGGEIVVSGQTGKNDLKDKVPLTPDTIYGIGSTSKMFLTASVMKLVDEGKVDLDLPVVNYIPDFQMKDHRYKHITPRMLLNHSSGLLGSTGSNATLYGDNDTYSHDTFLDQLASQNLKADPGAFSVYSNDGFTLSEIMVERVSGMSFTAFIHQYFTESLDMKHTKTPQDVVDPAAMAGIYSPLVEGQLPQENYNVIATGGIYSTAEDLAKFSQIFTGEVQGILTDKSVEAMAQEEYKKGMWPEDGDTSISYGLGWDSVNLYPFSEYGIKAVTKGGDTISYHSSLVVLPEYNLAAAVTSSGGTSAKDQFIASELLLSALEEKGIITERKPEKSFGVPVKADIPKEIATNAGIYGGSNSVKKIEMNTAGQMTVSTPAAPSDPAQKYTYTADGTFVNDEGTEKLKFVKEKNGRTYLWYRSYISLPGLGQLAFSEYKMEKLEVNELSQDITASWEQREGKKYYLVNEKYTSTVYLNSAPILPIHLDKETPGYISNNKIIGANEAVTELQIPGLAGRDTKEIYFAKKNGVDYITAVGSIYASEEMVQPLYSGKQSLATIQADGYARWFSLPSTVKGKVMTVKMPATGAFAVYDQKGICINHTVVSGQNEVVLPENGRIVFAGDVDSTFEISLKK; encoded by the coding sequence ATGGGACGACAAAAGGGAAAACGAACTTCAATCACCGCCTTAACTCTGGTGTTAACGATGTTGGCTCCAATGTCAGTCATGGCCGCACCAACTGCCGGTAACAGCAGCGACCTGAAGTATGAACCAACAGAGAAAATAGTAGCGGAGAAAGCCAAGTTACTCACCGAGAAACATGGAATCACAAGTCTGCAATATGCCCTTATCGATGGTGGCGAGATTGTGGTGTCCGGTCAGACAGGCAAGAACGATCTAAAGGACAAGGTGCCTCTGACGCCGGATACGATCTATGGCATAGGATCAACGAGTAAAATGTTCCTCACAGCTTCTGTTATGAAGTTAGTTGACGAAGGCAAGGTGGATTTGGATCTGCCTGTTGTGAACTATATACCTGATTTTCAGATGAAAGATCATCGCTACAAACACATCACACCACGCATGCTGTTGAATCATTCTTCCGGTCTGCTGGGCAGCACGGGCAGCAATGCCACATTGTACGGGGATAATGATACGTACTCACATGATACGTTTCTGGACCAATTGGCGAGTCAAAACCTGAAGGCAGATCCCGGTGCATTCTCCGTGTATAGTAACGATGGTTTTACGTTATCCGAGATTATGGTTGAACGTGTTAGCGGCATGAGTTTTACAGCTTTTATACACCAATATTTTACGGAATCTTTGGACATGAAACATACCAAAACACCACAGGATGTGGTTGACCCGGCAGCAATGGCGGGAATCTATTCTCCTTTGGTTGAGGGTCAGCTTCCACAAGAGAATTATAATGTCATCGCTACTGGAGGCATTTATTCCACCGCTGAAGATCTTGCGAAGTTTTCACAAATCTTCACGGGAGAGGTCCAAGGCATTCTTACCGATAAGTCTGTAGAAGCCATGGCGCAAGAAGAGTACAAAAAAGGCATGTGGCCAGAGGATGGCGATACGTCTATATCTTACGGTTTAGGGTGGGATAGTGTAAATCTGTACCCATTCAGTGAATACGGTATCAAGGCAGTAACAAAAGGTGGAGATACCATATCGTATCACTCATCATTAGTCGTACTGCCGGAATATAATCTGGCTGCAGCCGTTACCTCATCAGGTGGGACAAGTGCCAAAGATCAGTTCATTGCGAGTGAATTATTACTCAGCGCACTTGAGGAAAAGGGGATCATTACAGAACGGAAGCCGGAAAAATCGTTTGGTGTGCCTGTGAAGGCAGATATACCTAAAGAAATAGCCACGAATGCAGGTATATATGGCGGCAGTAATTCAGTTAAAAAGATCGAAATGAATACTGCTGGACAAATGACTGTATCCACACCCGCAGCTCCAAGTGATCCGGCTCAAAAATACACCTATACAGCAGATGGTACTTTTGTTAACGATGAAGGCACGGAAAAGTTGAAATTTGTTAAGGAGAAGAATGGAAGGACTTATCTGTGGTATCGATCTTATATATCCTTGCCAGGACTTGGACAATTGGCTTTCTCCGAATATAAAATGGAGAAGCTGGAAGTCAATGAATTATCCCAGGATATTACGGCCTCATGGGAGCAGCGTGAAGGTAAAAAATATTACCTGGTGAATGAGAAATATACATCAACGGTTTATCTCAATTCGGCACCAATTCTCCCTATTCATTTGGACAAAGAGACCCCAGGGTATATATCCAATAATAAGATTATTGGAGCAAACGAAGCAGTCACTGAGCTGCAAATCCCTGGCCTGGCTGGACGTGATACAAAGGAGATTTATTTTGCTAAAAAGAACGGAGTAGATTACATTACAGCCGTTGGTAGCATATACGCCAGTGAGGAAATGGTACAACCGCTCTATTCGGGTAAACAATCTCTAGCAACGATTCAAGCAGACGGATATGCCAGATGGTTTTCGTTACCATCAACGGTGAAAGGAAAAGTCATGACGGTTAAAATGCCTGCAACTGGCGCCTTTGCCGTATATGATCAGAAGGGTATTTGTATTAATCACACCGTAGTCAGCGGTCAGAATGAGGTTGTATTACCAGAAAACGGCCGCATTGTATTTGCAGGTGACGTGGATTCCACATTTGAAATTTCATTGAAAAAGTAA
- a CDS encoding MFS transporter has product MEITAKETGVFDAKYRALTIGIILAVTTVAFEGLAVVTIAPSLAQKLNGLHLYGWIFSSFLLAQILGTMIIGARINKNGVFASFGISILFFVIGIVIAATSVNMITLIIGRVFQGFGGGGIITCVYYSITLGYPDKLRTKILALFSGAYILPALIGPYIAGLIAEHISWRVVFWLVLPFIGLAVMLTLPAFRKFTVRVNKPSKNNQKEGFAVLLTIGTGMLLAGLGYITDWKGIVLSVAGLLIMIQPLRKLLPEGTLSARRGLPATIASRGFFVASYNATESYVVLALTDVKKLPADMAGLIVAAGALSWSAAAWLQSRFDAKDHGMGRKKRVIIGIGFMIIGVAAVILAVGLPEGGIVFAVISQLFTGFGIGLAHPTTGAIALQNTKTGEEGEISASLQFTDAFSPGVSIGVGGALIAVSQSLNLGLLTGIILALSLQLILVLLSFTISFRIKQAKASAEN; this is encoded by the coding sequence ATGGAAATAACAGCAAAAGAAACAGGTGTTTTCGACGCCAAGTACAGAGCATTGACCATTGGGATCATTCTTGCTGTCACTACCGTCGCGTTTGAAGGTTTAGCAGTTGTTACGATTGCTCCAAGCCTGGCTCAAAAATTAAATGGGCTCCATTTGTACGGTTGGATATTCAGCTCTTTTCTTTTGGCACAAATCCTTGGAACAATGATCATTGGAGCGCGGATCAACAAAAACGGCGTATTTGCATCGTTTGGCATATCGATACTTTTTTTTGTGATCGGCATCGTAATTGCGGCTACTTCGGTGAACATGATTACTCTAATTATAGGGAGAGTATTTCAAGGGTTTGGTGGAGGCGGTATCATTACGTGTGTATATTACAGCATTACTTTAGGTTATCCTGATAAGCTGAGAACGAAAATACTTGCTTTGTTTTCCGGCGCATACATTCTACCTGCACTAATAGGCCCTTATATTGCTGGGCTTATAGCGGAGCATATCTCCTGGAGAGTTGTTTTTTGGCTCGTGCTTCCCTTCATTGGTTTGGCTGTCATGCTGACGCTTCCCGCTTTCCGCAAATTTACAGTTAGAGTGAATAAACCTTCCAAGAATAACCAAAAAGAAGGTTTTGCAGTATTACTGACTATCGGAACGGGAATGTTGCTGGCTGGGCTAGGCTATATAACCGATTGGAAAGGAATTGTGCTTTCCGTAGCAGGATTGCTTATCATGATTCAGCCTTTGCGAAAGCTGCTGCCCGAGGGCACCTTAAGTGCCAGAAGAGGTTTACCGGCCACAATTGCTTCAAGAGGATTCTTTGTTGCTAGTTATAATGCGACCGAGAGTTATGTTGTCCTCGCTTTGACAGATGTGAAAAAGCTTCCTGCGGATATGGCGGGATTAATTGTAGCCGCTGGTGCATTAAGCTGGTCAGCGGCTGCCTGGCTTCAGTCCAGGTTTGATGCTAAAGATCATGGGATGGGCCGAAAAAAACGGGTAATCATTGGTATTGGATTTATGATCATTGGTGTTGCTGCGGTCATTCTCGCTGTTGGCCTCCCCGAAGGAGGGATCGTATTTGCAGTGATTTCACAGCTTTTCACTGGATTCGGCATCGGTTTGGCACATCCTACGACTGGAGCGATTGCACTACAGAATACAAAAACAGGTGAAGAAGGTGAGATCTCCGCCAGCCTTCAGTTTACAGATGCATTTAGCCCAGGGGTAAGCATCGGCGTCGGAGGAGCCCTTATTGCCGTTAGTCAGTCACTAAATTTGGGGTTGTTGACGGGGATTATATTGGCTCTATCTCTTCAATTAATTCTCGTTCTCTTGAGCTTTACGATTTCCTTTCGCATCAAGCAGGCAAAAGCCTCGGCGGAGAACTGA
- a CDS encoding MarR family winged helix-turn-helix transcriptional regulator, with protein sequence MELEKYIGVNVQRAALKLNNYYQKVVNPFDITVDQWEILIVLWEKEGITQKELAERLHKDQTNVARMLFKLEKKEFIYRVIHETDRRSLRVYLTPKGRDMKDEILAPSMDAYNKTIQGLSKEEVEMFRRILTVMYNNVKDL encoded by the coding sequence TTGGAATTAGAAAAATATATCGGTGTTAATGTACAGCGCGCGGCACTTAAACTGAATAATTACTATCAAAAGGTAGTCAATCCGTTTGACATCACAGTGGATCAGTGGGAAATACTAATCGTACTATGGGAAAAAGAAGGCATTACTCAAAAAGAACTTGCCGAGAGACTTCATAAGGACCAAACGAATGTTGCACGGATGCTGTTTAAGCTCGAAAAGAAAGAATTTATTTATCGTGTGATTCATGAAACGGATAGAAGATCTTTACGTGTTTATTTAACTCCTAAAGGACGAGATATGAAAGATGAAATTCTTGCTCCTTCCATGGATGCATATAATAAAACGATCCAGGGGTTATCCAAGGAGGAGGTTGAGATGTTTAGAAGGATTCTTACTGTAATGTATAACAACGTAAAAGATCTATAG
- a CDS encoding serine hydrolase domain-containing protein: MIQQEKINVVKRTVKKRTSIVALTLLLTMLAPLSVMAAPAAMNNSNHTYETTKKAVIEKAKLLTETYGTTSLQYALIDGGEILVSGQTGKNDINDKVALTSNTVYGIGSTSKMMLTAAVMKLVDEGKIDLDAPVVNYMLDFKMKDNRYKQITPRMLLNHSSGLLGTSTSNATLYGDNDTYSYDTFLEQLANQNLKADPGEYSVYSNDGFTLAEILVERVSGIGYTAFIHKYFTEPLDMKHTKTPQDVVNPSDMAAIYSPFYEGPLPKENYNIIGTGGLYSTAEDLVKFSRIFTGEVDGILSSKSVEAMAQEEYKRGMWPEVSDTLMSYGLGWDSVNLFPFNEYGIKAVMKGGDTLSYQSSLVVLPEHNMAAAVISSGGSSLTNNFIANELLLSALEEKDIITERKPEKSFGVPVKANMPKEVSKFAGIYGGNNSVMKIKTNKAGQMTVSSLTAPSNPAQEYTYTADGTFVNNEGTDKLKFVVEKNGKTYLWSRSYISVPGLGQLAFSEYNGEKLEANKLSKEINAAWAKRDGKKYYLVNEKYTSMLYLNATSILPIQLNKENPGYMSNHKIIGANEAANQLQIPGTAGRDTMDIHFSKKNGGEYLTFSGYVYASEEMVKPIYSGKRSATTIQADGYAKWFSVPATAKGKVMTVKLPAKGAFAVYDQTGICINHSVVSGKNEVVLPENGRIVFAGEAGSSFEISLRK; encoded by the coding sequence ATGATACAACAAGAGAAAATAAACGTGGTCAAGAGAACAGTCAAAAAAAGAACTTCAATTGTAGCTTTAACGCTACTGTTAACCATGTTAGCCCCGCTATCTGTAATGGCCGCACCGGCTGCCATGAATAACAGCAACCATACGTATGAGACAACAAAGAAAGCTGTGATCGAAAAAGCTAAATTACTGACCGAGACGTACGGTACGACGAGTCTGCAATATGCACTGATCGATGGTGGAGAGATTCTGGTGTCCGGTCAAACGGGCAAAAACGATATAAACGACAAGGTAGCTCTTACTTCGAACACCGTCTATGGCATTGGTTCGACCAGTAAAATGATGCTTACAGCTGCTGTAATGAAGCTGGTTGACGAAGGCAAGATTGATTTGGATGCGCCTGTTGTGAACTATATGCTTGACTTTAAAATGAAAGATAACCGATACAAACAGATCACACCCCGTATGTTGCTGAATCATTCCTCCGGTCTTCTGGGCACCTCAACCAGCAATGCCACATTGTACGGAGATAATGACACGTATTCATATGATACGTTTCTGGAGCAATTGGCGAATCAAAACCTGAAAGCAGATCCCGGCGAATACTCAGTCTACAGCAACGATGGCTTTACGTTAGCCGAGATTCTGGTCGAAAGAGTGAGCGGCATCGGTTATACCGCATTTATACACAAGTATTTCACGGAGCCTTTGGATATGAAACACACCAAAACACCACAGGATGTGGTTAATCCGTCAGACATGGCGGCAATCTATTCCCCTTTTTATGAGGGACCACTTCCAAAAGAGAATTATAATATCATCGGTACTGGAGGTCTGTATTCCACCGCTGAAGATCTGGTCAAATTTTCAAGAATCTTCACGGGAGAAGTTGATGGTATTCTTTCCAGTAAGTCTGTAGAAGCTATGGCGCAAGAAGAGTATAAAAGAGGCATGTGGCCAGAGGTTAGCGATACGCTGATGTCTTACGGGTTGGGGTGGGATAGTGTGAACTTGTTCCCATTCAACGAATACGGCATTAAGGCCGTTATGAAAGGTGGAGATACTTTATCTTATCAGTCCTCATTAGTGGTACTCCCGGAACACAATATGGCTGCAGCCGTTATCTCTTCAGGCGGGTCAAGCTTAACCAATAATTTCATTGCGAATGAATTATTACTCAGCGCACTTGAGGAAAAGGACATCATTACAGAACGGAAGCCAGAAAAATCATTTGGCGTCCCTGTGAAGGCCAATATGCCTAAGGAAGTCTCCAAGTTTGCAGGTATATATGGTGGCAATAATTCAGTTATGAAGATCAAAACAAATAAAGCTGGACAAATGACCGTATCTTCACTTACTGCTCCGAGTAATCCGGCTCAAGAATACACCTATACAGCAGATGGTACTTTTGTTAATAACGAAGGTACAGACAAGTTGAAATTCGTTGTGGAGAAAAATGGGAAAACCTACTTGTGGTCACGATCTTATATATCCGTTCCAGGACTCGGACAGCTGGCTTTCTCAGAATATAACGGAGAGAAGCTTGAAGCCAATAAATTATCCAAGGAGATTAACGCCGCATGGGCAAAGCGTGATGGTAAAAAATATTATCTGGTGAATGAGAAATACACATCAATGCTCTATCTTAATGCTACATCGATCCTGCCTATTCAGTTGAATAAAGAGAATCCAGGGTATATGTCCAATCATAAGATTATTGGAGCCAACGAAGCAGCCAATCAATTGCAGATTCCGGGTACTGCCGGACGTGATACGATGGACATTCATTTCTCCAAAAAGAACGGAGGAGAGTATCTTACATTTTCAGGTTATGTATACGCTAGTGAGGAAATGGTGAAACCAATCTATTCGGGTAAACGATCCGCAACAACCATTCAAGCAGATGGATATGCCAAATGGTTTTCGGTACCAGCCACTGCGAAAGGGAAAGTCATGACAGTGAAGTTGCCTGCAAAGGGAGCCTTTGCCGTCTATGATCAGACCGGAATTTGTATTAATCATAGTGTGGTCAGCGGTAAAAATGAAGTTGTTTTACCAGAAAACGGTCGTATTGTATTTGCAGGTGAGGCTGGTTCTTCATTTGAAATTTCATTAAGAAAGTAA
- a CDS encoding alpha/beta hydrolase, translating into MMKKILIILLKIFGAIVIAFALFLATVFIVNVFSNKSEEGKIKPYGQFVAVDGKNMNVLIQGEGKETVVLLPGYGTPAPALDFKPLIDELSPFYKVVVIEPFGYGLSDITEKERTTENMVSEIHEALQQLGIHNYTLMAHSISGIYGLDYVNKYPNEVSSFVGIESSVPTQGGNDDPFPTETYKLLKKSGFYRLLMKLAPDQLIAPDVDDETREQIRILSLKNTFNPNNLNEGENFGPNFKVAEHLSFPKDLPVIFFLQANDTETEGWIPLHEEQVKDSVHGKVMTFEGEHYLHHTRSKEMVQEYRKFMSEIK; encoded by the coding sequence ATGATGAAAAAAATATTAATCATTTTGCTCAAAATATTCGGAGCCATCGTTATCGCTTTTGCATTATTTCTTGCCACTGTTTTTATTGTTAATGTATTTAGCAACAAATCGGAAGAAGGGAAAATAAAACCCTATGGTCAGTTTGTAGCAGTTGACGGGAAAAACATGAATGTGTTGATTCAAGGAGAAGGCAAAGAAACGGTGGTATTGCTTCCTGGATACGGAACACCTGCCCCAGCCCTTGATTTCAAACCGCTTATCGATGAGCTATCTCCATTTTACAAAGTTGTTGTCATTGAACCTTTTGGTTATGGATTAAGTGACATTACTGAAAAAGAGCGTACTACGGAAAATATGGTTAGTGAAATTCATGAAGCGTTACAGCAACTTGGTATTCATAATTACACGCTCATGGCTCACTCCATTTCAGGGATATACGGCCTGGATTATGTGAACAAATATCCAAACGAAGTAAGTTCATTTGTCGGAATTGAGAGCAGTGTCCCAACGCAGGGAGGTAATGATGATCCATTTCCAACCGAAACGTACAAACTGCTTAAAAAATCAGGATTCTACCGATTGTTAATGAAACTGGCCCCTGATCAACTGATTGCACCCGATGTTGATGATGAGACCAGAGAACAAATTAGAATACTTTCACTCAAAAATACGTTTAATCCGAACAACCTGAATGAAGGTGAAAACTTTGGTCCTAATTTCAAAGTAGCTGAGCACCTGTCCTTCCCCAAAGATCTTCCTGTGATTTTCTTCTTACAAGCAAATGATACCGAAACGGAAGGGTGGATACCCTTGCATGAAGAGCAAGTCAAAGATTCTGTGCATGGAAAAGTGATGACATTTGAGGGAGAACATTATTTGCATCACACCCGATCCAAAGAAATGGTTCAAGAATATAGAAAGTTTATGAGTGAGATAAAATAG
- a CDS encoding ABC transporter ATP-binding protein, which yields MIRRFFSYYRPYKKLFLIDFGCAVLAGLLELAFPLAVSKFINELLPGQDWPLIMLACVVLLSIYALNTVLNYVVTYWGHMLGINIETNMREKMFAHLQKLSFRFFDNRKTGHLIGHLTNDLNDIGEVAHHGPEDVFIAVMTLIGSFWLMANINLELALLTFIIIPIMAWVIIVFGGRMTKTYRRLFGDVGNFNARIEDNVGGMRVVQSFANEEHEKELFAVDNQNFRKTKLLAYKTMAKSISVSYMMMRLVTVFVMISGAWFYIDGRINMGDFMAFLLLSNIFFRPIEKINAVIESYPKGIAGFKRYLEIIDTEPEIADSKNAVEFESVKGDIRFENVSFGYESSRRILSDISLSVRPGETVAFVGPSGAGKTTICSLLPRFYEVEEGRITVDGVDIRNVKLQSLRKHIGIVQQDVFLFSGTIKENIAYGDLSATDEQIWDAARRASLEELILTLPDGMDTVIGERGVKLSGGQKQRLSIARMFLKNPPILILDEATSALDTETEALIQQSLAELSVGRTTLVIAHRLTTIKNADRIIVVNTDGIAEQGNHEELVAAGGIYSRLHQVQYSHS from the coding sequence ATGATTCGTCGGTTTTTTTCGTATTATCGTCCCTATAAAAAACTGTTTTTGATTGATTTTGGATGCGCTGTACTCGCAGGTCTTCTGGAGTTGGCTTTCCCCCTTGCCGTCAGCAAATTCATTAATGAATTGTTGCCAGGTCAGGATTGGCCTCTCATTATGCTTGCCTGTGTTGTGCTGTTATCCATCTATGCACTTAATACTGTATTGAACTATGTAGTTACATATTGGGGACATATGCTGGGCATTAACATTGAGACCAACATGCGTGAGAAGATGTTCGCTCACTTGCAGAAGCTTTCCTTCCGTTTCTTCGATAATCGTAAAACAGGCCACTTAATTGGTCATCTTACGAATGATCTGAATGATATCGGCGAGGTTGCTCACCATGGACCTGAAGATGTATTCATCGCAGTGATGACATTAATCGGATCGTTCTGGCTGATGGCTAACATTAATCTTGAGCTAGCGCTGCTTACCTTTATCATTATCCCAATTATGGCTTGGGTCATTATCGTATTTGGTGGTCGCATGACAAAGACGTATCGGCGACTTTTCGGAGACGTCGGCAATTTCAATGCGCGTATTGAAGACAACGTCGGTGGTATGCGTGTTGTGCAATCGTTCGCCAACGAAGAACATGAGAAAGAACTTTTTGCAGTGGACAATCAGAATTTTCGTAAAACCAAACTGCTTGCCTACAAAACGATGGCGAAAAGTATCTCGGTGAGTTATATGATGATGCGACTGGTTACGGTGTTTGTCATGATCAGCGGGGCTTGGTTTTATATTGATGGCAGAATCAATATGGGTGACTTTATGGCCTTCCTGCTCCTGTCTAATATCTTCTTCCGCCCGATTGAGAAAATCAATGCCGTCATAGAAAGTTATCCAAAGGGCATTGCTGGTTTCAAGCGTTATCTGGAGATCATTGATACAGAACCTGAGATTGCGGATAGCAAAAACGCCGTTGAATTCGAAAGTGTGAAAGGTGATATTCGCTTCGAGAACGTCTCGTTCGGATATGAATCCAGTCGGCGTATTCTAAGTGATATCAGTCTGTCTGTTCGACCAGGGGAAACGGTTGCTTTTGTTGGTCCGTCGGGTGCAGGCAAGACGACGATCTGTAGCCTGCTGCCACGATTCTATGAGGTAGAAGAGGGACGTATCACTGTAGATGGCGTCGACATTCGTAACGTTAAGCTTCAATCCTTACGCAAGCATATCGGAATCGTTCAACAGGATGTATTTTTGTTTTCGGGTACCATTAAGGAGAATATTGCTTATGGTGATCTGAGTGCAACGGATGAACAAATCTGGGATGCAGCCCGTCGTGCCTCATTGGAGGAATTGATTCTCACGTTGCCGGATGGTATGGATACTGTCATTGGCGAGCGTGGAGTCAAGCTATCCGGAGGACAGAAGCAACGGTTATCTATTGCTCGTATGTTCTTGAAAAATCCACCCATTCTTATTCTGGATGAGGCAACGTCTGCGCTGGATACGGAAACGGAAGCACTGATCCAACAATCACTCGCTGAATTGTCGGTGGGCAGAACTACACTTGTGATTGCACACAGACTGACAACTATCAAGAATGCAGATCGAATTATCGTAGTGAACACAGATGGCATCGCTGAGCAGGGCAACCATGAGGAATTGGTCGCCGCTGGAGGGATATACAGCCGTCTTCATCAGGTGCAGTATAGTCACTCTTAA
- a CDS encoding MarR family winged helix-turn-helix transcriptional regulator: protein MRRFNRFYTNILGVLDKHILGTGYSFAEVRVIIEIGIRGESIANNLVDTLTIDRSYMSRIVNKLSKEGLLVKVDSAADSRVSLIRLTAKGEELYAQLNDRSDQQILKLMQELNEEEIQEVYTSMMNIQEKLNKKAGETTR, encoded by the coding sequence ATGCGACGTTTTAACCGTTTTTATACCAACATTCTTGGTGTACTTGATAAGCATATTCTTGGAACAGGATACTCGTTTGCAGAAGTACGGGTCATTATTGAGATTGGAATTCGGGGAGAGAGCATTGCGAACAATCTGGTAGATACACTGACCATTGATCGCAGTTATATGAGCCGAATTGTAAACAAGCTGTCCAAGGAAGGACTGTTGGTGAAAGTGGATTCTGCTGCCGACAGCCGGGTCAGTCTGATTCGTCTGACAGCCAAGGGTGAGGAACTGTATGCCCAATTGAATGATCGATCCGATCAACAGATCCTGAAGTTGATGCAAGAATTGAATGAAGAAGAGATTCAAGAGGTATACACCTCCATGATGAACATACAAGAGAAGTTGAACAAGAAGGCAGGAGAGACCACACGATGA
- a CDS encoding threonine aldolase family protein: MIRFECDYNEGAHERILQRLMETNMEQTSGYGTDEHCERARMLIRQACDNEQADVHFLVGGTQTNTTVIASILRPYQGVIAATSGHIAVHETGAIEATGHKVLTVPSEDGKITPEQVRAVYDAHMNESSPEHCVQPGMVYISQPTENGTMYSKAELQALHTVSRACGLPFFVDGARLGYALASRDCDMTLADLARLCDVFYIGGTKIGALMGEAVVILNDTLKPDFRYMIKQKGGLLAKGRLLGIQFETLFEDGLYLDISRHAVDMALRIHDSLEQQGVRFLYDSPTNQQFPILPDRLLEKLRSGYTFTFWEKVDGTHSAVRFCTSWATRQENVDALTRDITQLLHEEIHVPERVEALV, translated from the coding sequence ATGATACGATTTGAATGTGATTATAACGAAGGTGCGCATGAACGAATTTTACAAAGATTGATGGAAACCAATATGGAACAGACGAGCGGGTATGGCACGGATGAGCATTGTGAACGGGCGAGAATGCTTATTCGTCAGGCCTGTGACAATGAGCAAGCTGATGTTCATTTCCTGGTTGGTGGCACACAGACAAATACAACGGTGATTGCATCTATTTTGCGTCCATATCAAGGTGTAATTGCAGCGACATCGGGACACATTGCGGTTCATGAGACGGGAGCTATTGAAGCTACGGGACATAAGGTACTCACAGTTCCAAGCGAGGACGGAAAGATCACGCCTGAGCAGGTTAGAGCCGTCTACGATGCGCACATGAATGAGTCGTCGCCGGAACACTGTGTTCAACCAGGAATGGTCTACATATCCCAACCAACGGAGAATGGAACGATGTACAGCAAGGCAGAACTGCAAGCATTGCATACAGTGAGCAGAGCATGTGGTCTTCCATTTTTCGTGGATGGAGCACGCCTTGGATATGCACTTGCCTCCCGAGATTGCGATATGACACTTGCTGACCTTGCACGCTTGTGTGATGTATTTTACATCGGGGGAACCAAGATTGGCGCATTGATGGGAGAGGCGGTTGTTATCCTGAATGATACACTGAAACCGGATTTTCGTTATATGATCAAACAAAAAGGTGGCTTGCTTGCCAAAGGCAGATTGCTGGGTATCCAATTCGAAACGTTGTTCGAAGATGGTCTGTACCTCGATATTTCTCGCCATGCCGTAGATATGGCCTTGAGAATTCATGACTCACTTGAACAGCAGGGGGTACGCTTCCTGTACGATTCACCAACCAACCAGCAGTTTCCGATTCTGCCGGATCGTTTGCTTGAGAAATTACGCAGCGGTTATACGTTCACCTTCTGGGAAAAGGTTGACGGTACACACAGTGCGGTACGGTTCTGCACCAGCTGGGCAACTCGTCAAGAGAATGTGGATGCACTGACTCGTGATATCACTCAATTATTGCACGAAGAAATCCACGTGCCAGAACGGGTCGAAGCATTGGTCTAA